The sequence AATAAAATCGTTTAAAATCAATACGTTAGCCCTATTGATAATTTTTATACATATAAGTGTAAAAAAAGTGAGGATTCGCACCCTTTTTGCATAAATATATGTGGAAAAGTACCATGAAAAAGTTACTAACAATATTAACAATACTAACTCTCTCCCTCTCCATTGCCTATTTGGCATACGGGGAAAGCGTTGCTGATTCAACTTCCAAGCATAACCTCTCAGTAAATGGAGCCGGATGGGGGGGCGGTGCATTTGGTACTACTGAAGTTTGTGTCTTCTGTCATACCCCGCATAATGCAAATAAAACTCAGGTTAATGGTTATCTTTGGAACAGGACTCTTCAGACAACCACATTTACCCTTTATTCAAGTACAACGATTGATGCAACTATAAACCAGCCCGGAGTACAGTCCCTTTTATGCCTTAGCTGTCATGACGGTGTAGGGGCCTTTGATGTAATGATAAATATGCCTAAAGACTGGGACCCGACTCTCGGCAGCGCAACGACTAATCAGTTCGGAGATTTTAATCTGAGTGACCCTGCAATCGGACCGCTGAATATCGGTGAAAATGGCGGAAACATAAGCAATGACCATCCGGTCGGGTTTGTATATGATGACACCCTTGCGGCAAACGACGGCGCACTGAAAACCCCTGTAAGCGTCAAATCAGTAGATGCAGCGGGCAAACTCAGACTGTTCGGCAGCAAGGTTGAGTGTTCAACATGTCACAACCCGCATGACAATGGTGCATGCAGCACTCCGGGCAATTGCAGGTTCATGGTGATGGATAATGCCGGCAGTGCGCTTTGCACTTCCTGTCATATAAAGTAAAATTGCTGTTAGTATTTTGCTTGACAAGGTTGTTAAAAGAAATTAGAATTTTAAAAAAGAAAATGGGAGGAGCGGATGATGAAAACAAGAAGTTTATTGATAGCTCTTGCAGTGTGCCTCGCACTTGCCTCAATTGTGTATAGCAGCAGTATAGTCAACTCAAAGCATGATTTAAGCTCTGGTTTTAGCTGGGCTGGTTTTAACCATGTGCCGACACGGTATAACCAATTTAACGAGGTATGTGTGTACTGCCATACACCTCACAGTTCAGGCACCATAGCTCCTTTATGGAACAAAAACACACCGGCAGGCCCTTATAATATATATACCAGCTCAACGATGGATTCAACCGTGGGAAATCCGCCGGGCGGTATTTCGCTGGCCTGCCTTAGCTGTCATGACGGGGTGCAGGCTGTTGACTCTATCATTAATGCGCCTGGTTCGGGTCTGGGTGTGCCGACGACGCCGTCTGCTAACCACAGAAGGATGAGCGTGACGATTGATGTGACGACTTGCGCGCAATGTCATAGTCCCTCTGGCAGTGCAGCTGACCATACAACAGCCTATCTTGGCGTTGATTTATCAGATGACCATCCCATATCAATGACGTATCCTGCAACAAGTGATTTTAATGCGCCGACAGACGCACAGAAGGGCTGGGGCGGCAGCGCTGCGAATGATATAAAGCTTTACGGCGGTAAAGTAGAATGTGCAAGCTGTCATAATGTCCATGACCCGGCCGTAGTTCCATTTTTAAGAATATCTAACACTGACAGTGCCCTTTGCACAAAGTGCCATGTTAAATGATATATTGATTGTTAACTTATGCCTGCTCTTTCAAATGAAAATAGACAGTTGCATCAAGTTGTGGGAGGAAAGATTAAAGTATTAGTTGTTGATGACGAGAAATTAATCAGGTGGTCGTTAACAAAGGGTTTAGAAGGCGCAGGATATGCAGTTGACACAGCAGTTGACGGTGAAGACGCCGTTCAATTAATGGCCTCTTCAAAATATGATATAGTTGTTACAGACCTGAAAATGCCGGGTTTAAGCGGCATAGACCTGCTTAAGAAGATTAAAGAGTGTGAGCACAACCTTCCGGTAATATTTCTATCGGCATATCTTTCCAAGGAAGTAATTGATGATGCCATTCATTACGGGGCCTTTAGCTGTGTCAGCAAGCCGTTTCAGATGGATAATATCCTTCATATCATCAGGGATGCGTTAGAATTCAGATCACATCAGGGACCGTGCGCTAACGGGTGAGATTGTAATAAGTTTTGAAACTGCACATTATTCTAACGGGGTAAATGCAGTTATTCTGTCTGCTTTCATTTCAACCACTATGAACCTGTCGTTTTTGTCCACTGCAATTCCAACAGGCGTAATAAATTCCTTCTTCTTATTGTTTTCGCATACAACACCGAGGAAACGCCCCGAATCAGTGAATACTTGTATAACTCCCATATAGCTGTCGGTGACAAAAGCCCTGTTTTTCCTGTCTACGGCTACACCCTTAGGCCTGAAAAATTTACCCTGAAGCACTCCCCACGAGCCGATATCCGCAACAAATTTTCCCCAAGGGTCAAATTTCTGGACCCT comes from Nitrospirota bacterium and encodes:
- a CDS encoding response regulator; amino-acid sequence: MHQVVGGKIKVLVVDDEKLIRWSLTKGLEGAGYAVDTAVDGEDAVQLMASSKYDIVVTDLKMPGLSGIDLLKKIKECEHNLPVIFLSAYLSKEVIDDAIHYGAFSCVSKPFQMDNILHIIRDALEFRSHQGPCANG